One Mya arenaria isolate MELC-2E11 chromosome 5, ASM2691426v1 genomic window carries:
- the LOC128234789 gene encoding protein lifeguard 1-like: MGTSSSSCKTSHKMSNKPYPTAQSGAYPSHPQAQGGYPQGQGMYPAGPYPQTQYPAGAYPYQQNPYGPPGYQEPPPPYSAHPQYPPPGSNYAPPQAPYYPQQQPQTVVAPGLFDAGARFDGIAQNRIPPPPPGVAPNQAQMAAMQGQTVVASQQRGNWLSGSGNDAGVSWGF; this comes from the exons ATGGGCACAAGTAGCAGTAGCTGTAAGACATCGCACAAGATGTCCAACAAGCCTTATCCCACTGCTCAGTCAGGTGCCTACCCGAGCCACCCTCAAGCCCAGGGGGGATACCCACAGGGCCAGGGAATGTACCCAGCTGGTCCCTATCCCCAGACACAGTATCCAGCAGGAGCGTATCCATACCAGCAGAACCCCTATG GTCCACCTGGCTACCAAGAGCCTCCCCCACCTTACAGCGCCCATCCACAG TACCCGCCACCGGGCTCCAATTATGCCCCACCTCAAGCCCCTTACTATCCCCAGCAGCAGCCTCAGACCGTGGTTGCCCCAGGCTTGTTTGATGCGGGAGCTCGCTTTGATGGTATCGCCCAGAACAGAATTCCA CCTCCTCCCCCTGGGGTGGCCCCCAACCAGGCACAGATGGCTGCAATGCAGGGCCAGACAGTGGTTGCTTCACAGCAGAGAGGCAACTGGTTATCTGGGAGCGGCAATGACGCAGGCGTATCCTGGGGATTCTAG